A stretch of Leisingera sp. S132 DNA encodes these proteins:
- a CDS encoding TetR/AcrR family transcriptional regulator: protein MDTQDITRPRLSEEDWLTAAYQVLTESGVEAVKVMPLAKRLGVSRTSFYWHFKDREELLEAMVRRWEERNTGNLVARTEAYAESIAEAMFNLFDCWIDPELFDARLDLAIRNWARNDSRLQARLNLADARREQAMTDMFVRFGYPETDAVIRARAMIYTQIGYISMQVHEGTEYRISLMPGWIKVFTGTSPEQRELDRFLARHR from the coding sequence ATGGATACACAGGACATCACGCGCCCGCGGTTGAGCGAAGAGGATTGGCTGACAGCCGCCTATCAGGTGCTGACCGAAAGCGGTGTAGAAGCGGTGAAGGTGATGCCGCTGGCCAAACGCCTTGGCGTGTCGCGCACCAGTTTCTATTGGCATTTCAAAGACCGCGAGGAGCTGCTGGAAGCTATGGTGCGGCGCTGGGAGGAACGGAATACCGGAAATCTCGTGGCCCGCACCGAAGCCTATGCCGAGAGCATCGCCGAGGCGATGTTCAACCTGTTCGACTGCTGGATCGACCCGGAGCTGTTTGATGCCCGGCTGGACCTCGCCATACGCAACTGGGCGCGCAACGACAGCCGCCTGCAAGCGCGGCTGAACCTCGCCGATGCCCGGCGTGAACAGGCCATGACAGATATGTTCGTGCGCTTCGGCTATCCCGAGACGGACGCGGTGATTCGGGCGCGGGCCATGATCTATACTCAGATCGGCTATATCTCGATGCAGGTGCATGAAGGCACGGAATACCGGATTTCGCTGATGCCCGGCTGGATCAAAGTCTTCACAGGCACCAGCCCCGAACAGCGGGAACTTGACCGGTTCCTGGCCCGGCACCGATAG
- the fdhF gene encoding formate dehydrogenase subunit alpha encodes MSDKVTFTLDGEQVTADKGLTIWEVANGRGLKIPHLCHKPQPGYRPDGNCRACMVEIEGERTLAASCIREPSEGMVVTTNNARAENARKMVMELLVADQPKREEAHDKSSHMWDMAELNGVTESRFPKLEEGRIPLLDDSHVAMKVNLDACISCGLCVRACREVQVNDVIGMAGRGHDAYPTFDIADPMGQSTCVACGECVQACPTGALMPATVLDDNQVGDSKDYDSETESVCPFCGVGCKVSLKVKDGKVKHVEGINGPANEGRLCVKGRFGFDYIHHPHRLTKPLIRRDDAPAKGLNVDPGNLSTHFREASWEEAMDLAAKGLMRLRDENPKSVAGFGSAKCTNEEAYLFQKFIRQGFKHNNVDHCTRLCHASSVAALIENVGSGAVTATFNEIENADVAIVIGSNPIENHPVAATYFKQFTKRGGKLIVMDPRGVGLRRFATEMVQFRPGADVSMLNAIMSVIVEEGLYDQEYIDKYTENWEAEKQHLAQFTPEKMSEICGVSPEQLRSVARTFAGGKAGLIFWGMGVSQHIHGTDNSRCLISLALMTGNVGKPGAGLHPLRGQNNVQGASDAGLIPMFLPDYQTVTSDDVRKSFTDVWGGGDFSNEKGLTVTEIVDQAYAGNIKGMYIQGENPAMSDPDADHARDAFAKLELMIVQDIFLTETANYADIILPASALYEKNGTVSNTNRQVQRVRPAVPPPGEAREDWQVTVELAQRIGLPWDYKDVSEVFAEMKLNMKSLNNITWERLETETITYPSLHETDPGQAIVFGDGFPRPEGRARFTPASVIPPDEAPDADYPMIMTTGRQLEHWHTGSMTRRSKVLDAVEPEANCSLNPRTLMMMGIEPGEMIRLSTRRGSIEIMARADRAIAEDMVFVPFAYVEAAANILTNPALDPYGKIPEFKFSAVKVEKIEGQIAAE; translated from the coding sequence ATGAGCGATAAAGTCACATTCACACTCGATGGCGAACAGGTCACGGCGGACAAGGGCCTGACCATCTGGGAAGTCGCTAACGGCCGCGGGCTGAAAATCCCGCATCTGTGCCACAAACCGCAGCCGGGCTACCGCCCGGACGGCAACTGCCGTGCCTGCATGGTCGAGATCGAAGGCGAGCGCACGCTGGCGGCCTCCTGTATCCGCGAACCCTCTGAAGGCATGGTCGTCACCACCAACAACGCGCGCGCCGAAAACGCCCGCAAGATGGTGATGGAACTTCTGGTGGCCGACCAGCCCAAGCGGGAAGAGGCGCACGACAAGTCCTCCCACATGTGGGACATGGCCGAGCTGAACGGCGTCACCGAGAGCCGCTTCCCCAAGCTGGAAGAGGGCCGTATTCCGCTCCTCGATGACAGCCATGTCGCCATGAAGGTGAACCTGGACGCCTGTATCTCCTGCGGCCTGTGCGTGCGTGCCTGCCGTGAAGTACAGGTGAACGACGTGATCGGTATGGCCGGCCGAGGCCACGATGCCTATCCGACTTTCGATATCGCTGACCCGATGGGCCAGTCCACCTGCGTTGCTTGCGGTGAATGTGTGCAGGCCTGCCCGACCGGCGCGCTGATGCCCGCCACCGTGCTGGATGACAACCAGGTTGGCGACAGCAAGGACTACGATAGCGAAACCGAAAGCGTCTGCCCGTTCTGCGGCGTCGGCTGCAAGGTTTCGCTCAAGGTCAAGGATGGCAAGGTCAAGCATGTCGAGGGCATCAACGGCCCGGCAAACGAAGGCCGCCTATGTGTAAAGGGCCGCTTCGGCTTTGACTACATCCACCACCCGCACCGTCTGACCAAGCCGCTGATCCGCCGCGACGATGCGCCCGCCAAAGGCCTGAACGTCGATCCCGGTAACCTCTCGACCCATTTCCGCGAAGCATCCTGGGAAGAGGCGATGGATCTGGCCGCCAAGGGCTTGATGCGTTTGCGCGATGAGAACCCGAAATCGGTTGCGGGCTTCGGCTCTGCGAAATGCACCAACGAAGAGGCCTATCTCTTCCAGAAGTTCATCCGCCAGGGTTTCAAGCACAACAACGTCGACCACTGCACCCGTCTGTGCCATGCGTCGTCCGTTGCGGCGCTGATCGAAAACGTGGGCTCCGGCGCTGTGACCGCGACCTTCAACGAGATCGAAAACGCCGACGTGGCGATCGTCATCGGCTCCAATCCGATCGAGAACCACCCGGTGGCTGCGACCTATTTCAAGCAGTTCACCAAGCGCGGCGGCAAGCTGATCGTGATGGATCCGCGCGGCGTCGGCCTGCGCCGGTTTGCAACCGAAATGGTGCAGTTCCGTCCTGGCGCGGACGTGTCGATGCTGAACGCGATCATGAGCGTGATCGTCGAGGAAGGCCTGTACGACCAGGAATACATCGACAAATACACCGAGAACTGGGAAGCGGAAAAACAGCATCTGGCGCAATTCACGCCTGAGAAGATGTCGGAAATCTGCGGCGTCTCCCCTGAGCAGCTGCGCAGCGTTGCACGCACCTTTGCGGGTGGCAAGGCTGGCCTGATCTTCTGGGGCATGGGTGTGTCCCAGCACATCCACGGCACCGACAACTCGCGCTGCCTGATCTCGCTGGCGCTGATGACTGGCAACGTGGGCAAACCGGGTGCAGGCCTGCACCCGCTGCGCGGCCAGAACAACGTGCAGGGTGCGTCCGACGCGGGCCTCATCCCGATGTTCCTGCCTGATTATCAGACCGTGACCTCGGATGATGTCCGCAAGAGCTTTACTGATGTCTGGGGCGGCGGCGACTTCTCGAACGAGAAGGGCCTCACCGTGACCGAGATCGTCGACCAGGCCTATGCTGGCAACATCAAGGGCATGTACATCCAGGGCGAAAACCCGGCGATGTCCGACCCGGATGCGGATCACGCGCGTGACGCCTTTGCCAAGCTGGAGCTGATGATCGTTCAGGACATTTTCCTGACCGAGACGGCAAACTATGCCGACATCATCCTGCCGGCCTCGGCGCTGTATGAAAAGAACGGCACCGTGTCGAACACCAACCGCCAGGTGCAGCGTGTGCGCCCCGCCGTTCCGCCTCCGGGCGAGGCGCGCGAGGACTGGCAGGTGACTGTTGAGCTTGCGCAGCGCATCGGCCTGCCGTGGGACTACAAGGATGTCAGCGAAGTCTTTGCCGAGATGAAGCTGAACATGAAGTCACTCAACAACATCACCTGGGAGCGGCTGGAAACCGAGACCATCACCTATCCGTCGCTGCATGAGACCGACCCCGGTCAGGCGATTGTGTTCGGCGACGGCTTCCCGCGCCCCGAGGGCCGTGCCCGCTTCACCCCGGCATCGGTGATCCCGCCGGATGAGGCGCCGGATGCGGACTACCCGATGATCATGACCACCGGCCGCCAGCTGGAGCATTGGCACACCGGGTCGATGACCCGCCGCTCCAAGGTACTGGATGCGGTGGAGCCGGAGGCGAACTGCTCGCTCAATCCGCGCACGCTCATGATGATGGGCATCGAGCCGGGTGAGATGATACGCCTCTCGACCCGCCGCGGCTCGATCGAGATCATGGCACGGGCCGACCGGGCCATTGCCGAGGACATGGTGTTTGTGCCCTTCGCATATGTGGAAGCAGCAGCCAACATTCTGACCAACCCGGCGCTGGACCCCTACGGCAAGATCCCCGAGTTCAAATTCTCGGCGGTGAAGGTGGAAAAAATCGAAGGGCAGATCGCAGCCGAGTAA